In Eucalyptus grandis isolate ANBG69807.140 chromosome 4, ASM1654582v1, whole genome shotgun sequence, the following proteins share a genomic window:
- the LOC104441324 gene encoding UMP-CMP kinase 3 isoform X2, with translation MGSVTDVAMEMGTLAQRRPTVVFVLGGPGSGKGTQCDKIVQHFGFTHISTGDLLRDEIRSGSENGTMIQRMMKEGKMVPPELTIKLLQKAMQECGNDKLLIDGFPRNEENRAAYEAVIKIEPKLVLFLDCSEEEMERRLLNRNQGREDDNIETIRKRFKVFKESTLPVIEYYDSKGKVRKIDAGKPADEVFEDIKFFFTSTCGNIKHSCCVIL, from the exons ATGGGGAGTGTTACTGATGTTGCAATGGAG ATGGGAACCTTGGCACAGAGAAGGCCCAcagttgtttttgttttgg GTGGACCTGGCAGTGGAAAGGGTACCCAATGTGATAAAATTGTTCAGCACTTTGGCTTCACTCATATCAGTACTGGTGACCTTCTCCGAGATGAAATTAGATCTGGTTCTGAAAATGG GACTATGATCCAGAGGATGATGAAGGAGGGAAAGATGGTGCCTCCAGAATTGACAATCAAGCTCCTGCAGAAAGCGATGCAGGAATGTGGAAACGACAAGTTGCTTATTGATGGTTTCCCTCGGAATGAGGAAAATCGTGCTGCATATGAAGCTGTT ATTAAAATTGAGCCAAAACTTGTGTTGTTTCTTGATTGTTCTGAGGAAGAGATGGAAAGGCGCTTGTTGAATAGGAATCAG ggaagagaagatgaCAACATAGAAACAATAAGGAAAAGGTTTAAGGTGTTCAAGGAGTCTACCCTCCCAGTTATTGAGTACTACGATTCCAAGGGAAAAGTCAGAAAG ATTGATGCTGGAAAGCCTGCTGACGAGGTCTTTGAggacatcaaatttttttttacctcgaCCTGTGGAAATATAAAGCACTCCTGTTGCGTTATCTTATAG
- the LOC104441324 gene encoding UMP-CMP kinase 3 isoform X1 has translation MGSVIDVTIEEGSLTEKKPTVVFVLGGPGSGKGTQCDKIVQHFGFTHISTGDLLRDEIRSGSENGTMIQRMMKEGKMVPPELTIKLLQKAMQECGNDKLLIDGFPRNEENRAAYEAVIKIEPKLVLFLDCSEEEMERRLLNRNQGREDDNIETIRKRFKVFKESTLPVIEYYDSKGKVRKIDAGKPADEVFEDIKFFFTSTCGNIKHSCCVIL, from the exons ATGGGAAGTGTTATTGATGTTACAATTGAG GAGGGAAGCTTGACAGAGAAGAAGCCCAcagttgtttttgttttag GTGGACCTGGCAGTGGAAAGGGTACCCAATGTGATAAAATTGTTCAGCACTTTGGCTTCACTCATATCAGTACTGGTGACCTTCTCCGAGATGAAATTAGATCTGGTTCTGAAAATGG GACTATGATCCAGAGGATGATGAAGGAGGGAAAGATGGTGCCTCCAGAATTGACAATCAAGCTCCTGCAGAAAGCGATGCAGGAATGTGGAAACGACAAGTTGCTTATTGATGGTTTCCCTCGGAATGAGGAAAATCGTGCTGCATATGAAGCTGTT ATTAAAATTGAGCCAAAACTTGTGTTGTTTCTTGATTGTTCTGAGGAAGAGATGGAAAGGCGCTTGTTGAATAGGAATCAG ggaagagaagatgaCAACATAGAAACAATAAGGAAAAGGTTTAAGGTGTTCAAGGAGTCTACCCTCCCAGTTATTGAGTACTACGATTCCAAGGGAAAAGTCAGAAAG ATTGATGCTGGAAAGCCTGCTGACGAGGTCTTTGAggacatcaaatttttttttacctcgaCCTGTGGAAATATAAAGCACTCCTGTTGCGTTATCTTATAG
- the LOC104441324 gene encoding UMP-CMP kinase 3 isoform X4, giving the protein MIQRMMKEGKMVPPELTIKLLQKAMQECGNDKLLIDGFPRNEENRAAYEAVIKIEPKLVLFLDCSEEEMERRLLNRNQGREDDNIETIRKRFKVFKESTLPVIEYYDSKGKVRKIDAGKPADEVFEDIKFFFTSTCGNIKHSCCVIL; this is encoded by the exons ATGATCCAGAGGATGATGAAGGAGGGAAAGATGGTGCCTCCAGAATTGACAATCAAGCTCCTGCAGAAAGCGATGCAGGAATGTGGAAACGACAAGTTGCTTATTGATGGTTTCCCTCGGAATGAGGAAAATCGTGCTGCATATGAAGCTGTT ATTAAAATTGAGCCAAAACTTGTGTTGTTTCTTGATTGTTCTGAGGAAGAGATGGAAAGGCGCTTGTTGAATAGGAATCAG ggaagagaagatgaCAACATAGAAACAATAAGGAAAAGGTTTAAGGTGTTCAAGGAGTCTACCCTCCCAGTTATTGAGTACTACGATTCCAAGGGAAAAGTCAGAAAG ATTGATGCTGGAAAGCCTGCTGACGAGGTCTTTGAggacatcaaatttttttttacctcgaCCTGTGGAAATATAAAGCACTCCTGTTGCGTTATCTTATAG
- the LOC104441324 gene encoding UMP-CMP kinase 3 isoform X3: MGSVIDVTIEEGSLTEKKPTVVFVLGGPGSGKGTQCANIVQHFGFTHLSAGDLLRAEIKSGSENGTMIQNMIKEGKIVPSEVTIKLLQKAIQESGNDKFLIDGFPRNEENRAAFEAVTKIEPEFVLFFDCSEEEMERRLLSRNQGREDDNIETIRKRFNVFLESSLPVIEYYNSKEKVRKIDAGKSVEEVFEAVKVIFTSNSEKATV, translated from the exons ATGGGAAGTGTTATTGATGTTACAATTGAG GAGGGAAGCTTGACAGAGAAGAAGCCCAcagttgtttttgttttag GTGGACCTGGCAGTGGAAAGGGCACGCAATGTGCCAATATTGTTCAGCACTTTGGCTTCACCCATCTCAGTGCTGGTGATCTTCTTCGAGCAGAAATCAAATCTGGTTCTGAAAATGG AACTATGATCCAGAATATGATTAAGGAGGGAAAGATAGTGCCTTCAGAAGTGACAATCAAGCTCCTGCAGAAAGCAATCCAGGAAAGTGGAAATGACAAGTTCCTTATTGATGGTTTCCCTCGCAATGAGGAAAATCGTGCTGCATTTGAAGCCGTT ACTAAAATAGAGCCAGAATTCGTGTTGTTTTTTGATTGTTCTGAGGAAGAGATGGAAAGGCGCTTGTTGAGTAGGAATCAG ggaagagaagatgaCAACATAGAAACAATAAGGAAAAGGTTCAATGTGTTCTTGGAGTCTAGCCTCCCAGTTATTGAGTACTACAATTCCAAGGAAAAAGTCAGAAAG ATCGATGCTGGAAAGTCTGTTGAAGAGGTCTTTGAGGCCGTCAAAGTAATTTTCACCTCAAACTCTGAGAAG GCTACTGTCTAG